The following proteins come from a genomic window of Lycium ferocissimum isolate CSIRO_LF1 chromosome 4, AGI_CSIRO_Lferr_CH_V1, whole genome shotgun sequence:
- the LOC132054692 gene encoding uncharacterized protein LOC132054692 codes for MDNFDIFYELEPLFDGDEWDHRKISPNQIHKEDQILINKEQKKEPTGDDQKIVMQENGQEQKSNTEIKDLKADDDVKGKKEDQNIPTDLTLLNEDQQNEASDDAEKMAMQENGQEQKGEIEMQDLKDDYEVKGKKEAQKISTDQILLNEKQKNEARDYVRKMAMQENEQEQKSDIEMPDLKAADEIKGKKEAPESTCHEPLVERRTNPLRVSRRATPVEVRPKRKRINAADSTLPDDWDIEVRVRKNGSTSGHKDTYYIEKSTGKVCRSRMDVLRYQQSKQAE; via the exons ATGGATAATTTTGATATCTTCTATGAACTTGAACCACTCTTTGATGGTGATGAATGGGACCATCGAAAGATTTCACCTAATCAAATCCACAAAGAAGATCAAATTCTTATAAATaaggaacaaaagaaagaacCTACTGGTGATGATCAAAAAATTGTCATGcaagaaaatggccaagaacaAAAAAGTAACACAGAAATAAAAGATTTGAAAGCAGATGAtgatgttaagggtaaaaaagaAGATCAGAACATTCCAACGGATCTAACTCTTTTGAATGAGGACCAACAAAATGAAGCTAGTGATGATGCCGAAAAAATGGCCATGcaagaaaatggccaagaacaAAAAGGCGAAATAGAAATGCAAGATTTGAAAGATGATTATGAggttaagggaaaaaaagaagcTCAGAAGATTTCAACAGATCAAATTCTTTTGAATGAGAAACAAAAGAATGAAGCTAGAGATTATGTCAGAAAAATGGCCATGCAAGAAAATGAGCAAGAACAAAAAAGTGACATAGAAATGCCAGATCTGAAAGCTGCTGATGAgattaaggggaaaaaagaagCTCCTGAATCTACTTGTCATGAGCCATTGGTGGAAAGAAGAACTAACCCTCTTAGGGTTAGTAGAAGGGCTACTCCAGTGGAAGTAAGGCCAAAACGTAAGAGGATTAATGCTGCGGATTCTACCTTGCCTGATGACTGGGATATTGAAGTTCGAGTTAGAAAAAATGGAAGCACTTCTGGCCACAAAGATACG TACTACATTGAGAAAAGTACAGGCAAAGTTTGCCGGTCAAGGATGGATGTCCTTAGATATCAACAATCCAAGCAAGCG GAGTAA